In one window of Phyllopteryx taeniolatus isolate TA_2022b chromosome 23, UOR_Ptae_1.2, whole genome shotgun sequence DNA:
- the cideb gene encoding cell death activator CIDE-B: MDTSTLIKSVTKRVWSAPQRPFRVRSHNREAKKGITAGTLEELKERVCRALSLASLASLVCEEDGTEVDSDDFLATLPDNAGIVALEPGQTWRPPSGAAVARCQDKIKSKAGKDIASVTLDLYKISPKDLFGSLSVKATFQGLYSVSADFQCLGPKKVLREALRIASALLNAAGHLLITSASVIRRIIEGPELWQTPQRAYLN; encoded by the exons ATGGACACATCGACGTTGATTAA GTCGGTCACCAAGCGGGTGTGGTCCGCGCCCCAGCGTCCGTTCAGGGTGCGCAGTCACAACAGGGAGGCCAAGAAGGGCATCACGGCCGGGACTCTGGAGGAACTGAAAGAGAGG GTCTGCCGGGCGTTGTCGCTGGCATCGCTGGCGTCCCTGGTCTGCGAGGAGGACGGGACTGAGGTGGACTCTGACGACTTTCTGGCGACTCTGCCCGACAACGCTGGGATCGTGGCCTTGGAGCCCGGACAGACGTGGCGACCCCCATCG GGCGCGGCTGTGGCCAGATGTCAAGACAAGATAAAGTCCAAGGCGGGAAAAGACATCGCCAGCGTCACCTTGGACCTTTACAAAATCAGCCCAAAGGATTTGTTCGGCTCGCTGAGCGTGAAGGCCACTTTTCAAGGCCTGTACTCGGTGAGCGCCGACTTCCAGTGTCTGGGGCCCAAGAAAGTCCTCAG agAAGCCCTCCGCATCGCCTCCGCCCTCCTCAACGCCGCCGGTCACCTGCTCATCACCTCCGCCTCCGTCATCCGTCGCATCATTGAGGGCCCCGAGCTCTGGCAGACGCCACAGAGGGCTTATCTAAATTGA